The Bacillota bacterium genome includes the window CCCCGCCATCGGACGGTTCTTCCGTGAAGTCCGGGCAGAGATGAAGAAGGTCATCTGGCCGACCTCTCGGGAGACCGCGCTCTACACGGTCGTGGTGGTCTTTTCCGTGGCCGTGGTCTCGATCTTGATGTGGGTGGCCGACTCGGTCTTCAGCAAGGCGTTGACCTTCCTGTTAAAAGCTTGACCGAGGGGGTGGGGGCTGTGCCGCTTCACCGGCCGCCCCTTTCTTGATATGGGCGACAAGAGCTGGTTCGTGGTTCACACTTATTCCGGTTACGAAAACAAGGTAAAAACGAATCTCGAGAAGCGGGTCGAGTCCATGGTCATGCAGGACAAGATCTTTCGCGTCTTGGTGCCTATGGAGGAAGAAGTCGAGATCAAAGAGGGCAAGAAGAAGATCACGAAGAAGAAGGTCTTCCCCGGCTACGTCCTGGTCGAAATGATCATGGACGACGATTCCTGGTACGTGGTCAGGAACACTCCCGGGGTGACCGGCTTCGTCGGATCGGGCGCCAAGCCCATTCCCCTGCAGGAGCCCGAGGTCCGGGTGATCCTCAGGCAGATGGGCATCGACGAGCCCCGCCCGAAGATCACCTTCGAGCGCGGCCAGAGCATCAAGGTGGCGGCGGGACCGTTCGAGGGCTTCGTCGGGCAGATCGACGACATCAACTACGAAAAGGGCAAGCTGAAGGTGTTTGTTTCGCTCTTCGGTCGTGAAACCCCGATTGAGCTGGACTTCGGACAGGTCGAGAAGCTCTAGTGAGGTGTCCTTAGACAATGGCGAAAAAGGTTGCGGCGGTTGTCAAGCTCCAAATCCCTGCCGGGAAGGCTACCCCGGCTCCCCCGGTGGGTTCGGCCCTCGGCCCCCACGGCATCAACATCGGGGCGTTCACCAAGGAGTTCAATGAGAAGACGGCTCCCCAGGCCGGATTGATCATCCCGGTCGAGATCACCATCTTCGAGGACCGTTCCTTCACCTTCATCACCAAGACGCCGCCGGCCGCGATCCTTCTCAAGAAGGCCGCCGGTCTTGAGACGGCCTCGGGTGAGCCGAACAAGAAGAAGGTCGGCAAGGTCAGCCGGTCCGAGGTCAAGAAGATCGCCGAGCTGAAGATGCAGGATCTCAACGCCGCCTCGCTGGAAGCGGCCATGCGGATGGTCGAGGGCACCGCTCGCAGCATGGGCATCGAGATCACCGAGTAGTCGTTCCGAGGTCCCGATGGTTAGCGACGCCTTTTGGACCGGCCGGCGAATACCGGCCGGTCTTGAGGACATATTCCCGGGTGGGAGGGCCTCTCAAGCCCGCCTGAACCACAGGAGGTCATGGACTCATGAGCATTCACGGAAAGCGTTACGAAGACTCGCTCAAGCTGGTCGACCGGGCCAAGCTCTATGACCCGGCCGAGGCCATGAAGCTGGTCAAGGAGACGGCCAAGGCGAAATTCGACGAGACCGTCGAGGTCGCCATCAAGCTGGGCGTCGATCCGAAACAGGCCGATCAGACGGTCCGCGGCGCGGTCACCCTCCCCAACGGGACCGGCAAAGCCGTCCGGGTCCTGGTCTTCGCCAAGGGCGACAAGGCCAAGGAGGCCCTGGAAGCCGGGGCCGACTTCGTCGGCGCCGAGGACATGGTCCAGAAGATCGAACAGGGCTGGCTGGACTTCGACGTCGCCGTGGCCACCCCGGACGTCATGGGCATGGTCGGCAAGCTTGGCCGGGTCCTCGGTCCTCGGGGCCTGATGCCGAACCCGAAGACGGGCACGGTCTCGTCCGACGTCAAGAACGCCGTCCGCGAGATCAAGGCCGGCAAGATCGAGTACCGGCTGGACAAGACGGCCATCATCCACGCACCCATCGGCAAGGCCTCGTTCACCCCGGAGGCTCTCCAGGAGAACTTCAGCGCCCTGATGGAAGCGGTGGTCAAGGCCAAGCCGGCGGCGTCCAAGGGGCAGTATGTGCGCTCGGTCGCTGTCTCGTCGGCGATGGGTCCCGGCATCCGGATCAACCCGATGCAGGCGGCCGGCATCACTCAGTAAAGACGAGGGCCCGCCATGGGCCCGAAAAGCCATCAGATCATCAGGTGTGGGTGGGCTCCGGAGAGGTGTACTACCACCGCCCGCATGGGCGGTGGCGACCTCTCCGCCCCACCCTCGGCTTGCGCTCGCCGCCGGCGAGGCGCCGATGCCCGACTCCGGCCGGCTTGACGCCGCGCGGCGGCGATGGTAGAATCAGTCTTGTCCGGTCCCAAAAGCCGCAAAGAAGAACCTGAGCTGTAGACAGCCGGTGCCCCCGGGAGGGGCGTAAAGGCGCGATGCGCCGCCAGCCGAGGCCGGGGCCCCCAAGTCAAGGGTCGATCCCTTTGGCGATCCAGGCCTCCGCTGTCACAGCCGGAGGTCTTTTCGTTTTGCCCCTCCAGATTGGACCCCGATTCATCTCACGCCGGGTCCGGTGACCCGGTGCCGGGGGAGGTGAGACAAGAAGAATGAAGACCAAGGAAGAAAAGGCCCGGATCGCCGCCGGGGTGGCCGAGCTGCTGAAGCGCTCTCAAACCACCGTCCTCGCCGACTACCGGGGCCTGAACGTCGCCCAGGATACCAAGCTCCGCCAGAAGCTGCGCAAGGCCGGAGTGGACTACCGGGTGATCAAGAACACCATCACCGAGCGGGCGGCCAAGGAGGCCGGTATCGAAGGCCTCGAGCCCTACCTAGCCGGTCCGGTGTCCATCGCCTTTGGCTACGACGATCCCACCCAGGTGGCCAAGATCCTGACCGACTTCGCCCGGGCGAACAAGGAACTGGAGATCAAGGCGGGCATCTTCGAGGGCAAGGTCATCTCGGCCGAACGGGTTCACGCCCTAGCCATCCTGCCCCCGCGGGAAGTCCTCCTGGCTCAGGTGGCCGGGCAATTCCGGGCCCCCCTCGCCGGCCTGGCTTCCGTCCTGGCCGGTCCGCTCCGCCAGTTCGCCTACGCCGTCGAGGCTCTCCGTCAGAAGAAGGAGGCCGAATCACCGGCCGCCTGACGGTCTTGTCGACCGGGCCAGACTACCAACCCAGATTCTCATCCTGGTCATCATCAAGGAGGTACACCCAAAGTGGCTGAAGGTAAGGTCAAGGAAATCATCGAGGCCGTCAAGGGCCTATCCGTCATCGAGCTGTCCGAGCTGGTCAAGGCGTTCGAAGAGGAATTCGGCGTCTCCGCCGCCGCCCCGATGGCCGTCGCCGCCGCTCCCGCGGCCGGCGGTGCCACTCCCGCCGCCCAGGCGGCCGAGCAGACCGAGTTCGACGTCGTCCTGAAGGGCGCCGGTGGCCAGAAGATCCAGGTCATCAAGGTCGTCCGGGAACTCACCGGGCTCGGCCTGAAGGAAGCCAAGGACCTCGTCGACGGGGCTCCGAAGCCGGTGAAGGAGAAGGTCTCCAAGGAAGACGCTCAGGCGATGAAGAAGAAGCTTGAAGAGGTCGGCGCGGAAGTCGAGATCAAGTAGTCACCGCCGATCTTTCTGGGTGGCCCGACCGCTCGCCGGTTGAGCGCGCCCGCGATCGTCCGTGAAGACAGGGTGGGGCGTCCCGCAAGAACGCCCCACCCCGATTTTTTTGCTTCGACGGGCTGACGAGGGGTCACCCCTCACGCGCTCCCGGGAGGCCGGCGAAGGCCGCCACGCCGGGCTTGAACCGCCGCTCCAAGCCGACCTTGGCTGGGCGGATTCCCTTGACAGCCAGATGTCACCATGATATTATATTAAATTGCTACGTCTGTACCTCAAAACCCTCCAAAGGCATAGTTCTGGCTTCTCTGGGCAAGACTGTTCCTTTAGGGTAAGAGGGGCTAAGAAGGAGCACTGGCCCACCACCAACAGCCCAAAATAGGCTTATAGGGGCGCCCACTTATAAGCTCAGTTTTGGTCTTTTGGTTTTTGGCCGTGCACCCGGGCCGAGGCGATCAAATCCTGCCGAGGGGTGACGAGAGACTTCATGGTCCATCTCACAGGCTCAAAGCGCGTCAGGGTTAGCTTCGCCAGGATCGACGAAGTGCTGCAGATGCCCAACCTCATCGAGATCCAGCAGAACTCGTACCAGTGGTTTCTCCACGAGGGTCTGCGGGAGATGTTCCGGGACATCTCGCCGATCCAGGACTTCACCGGCAACCTGGTGCTCGAGTTCATCGATCACAGTCTCGGTGAGCCCAAGTACTCGGTGGACGAGTGCAAGGAGCGCGACGTGACCTACGCCGCCCCCCTGCGGGTCAGGGTGCGCCTGATCAACAAGGAGACGGGCGAAGTCAAGGAGCAGGAAGTCTTCATGGGCGACTTCCCGCTGATGACTGAGAACGGCACCTTCGTCATCAACGGTGCCGAGCGGGTCATCGTCAGCCAACTGGTCCGGTCCCCCGGCGTGTACTACGGCGAGACCCTCGACCCGGCCGGCAAGCGGCTTTTTAGCGCCACGGTCATCCCCAACCGCGGGGCCTGGCTGGAGTACGAGACCGACAGCAATGACGTGGTCTGGGTGCGGGTTGATCGGACCCGCAAGCTGCCGGTGACCGTCCTTTTGCGAGCCATCGGTCATGGTTCGCGGCAATCCCTCATCGACCTTCTCGGCGAATCGGCCCCGCTCCTGTCGACCATGGACAAGGACGGGACGGAGACTGAAGAGGAGGGCCTGATCGAAATCTACAAGCGCCTCCGCCCGGGCGAACCGCCCACGGTCGAGAGCGCTCGTTCCCTCCTGGAGTCCCTCTTCTTCGATCCTAAGCGCTACGACCTGGCCAGCGTGGGACGATATAAGATTAATAAGAAGCTGGCCATCAAGCGCCGCATTACCGGCACCGCCCCGGTCGAGCGGGTCGCCGGCGCGGACGGTGCGGTCATCTGCGAGGCCGGCAAGGCCATCGACCGGCGCCTGGCCGAACGGATCGAGGCCGCCGGGCTGAATCAGCTCGACGTCAAGACCCAGGACGGCTTGATCGTCCGGGTCATGGGCAACCAGGGCCAGCCCCTGGGTCACAAAACGATCACCAAGGCGGACATGATCGCCAGCGTCAACTACATGTTCACGCTGATGCGCGGTCTCGGCACGACCGACGACATCGACCATCTCGGCAACCGCCGCCTGCGCTCCGTGGGCGAGCTGCTGCAGAACCAGTTCCGCATCGGCCTGGCCCGGATGGAGCGGGTCGTTCGCGAGCGGATGACGATCCAGGACGTCGACATCATCACCCCGCAGGCCCTGATCAACATCCGCCCGGTCGTCGCCGCGGTCAAGGAGTTCTTCGGGTCCAGCCAGCTGTCGCAGTTCATGGACCAGACCAACCCGCTCGCCGAGCTGACCCACAAGCGGCGCCTTTCGGCCCTGGGCCCAGGCGGCCTGTCCCGTGAGCGGGCCGGCTTCGAAGTCCGCGACGTCCACCATTCGCACTATGGCCGGATGTGCCCCATCGAGACCCCTGAAGGGCCGAACATCGGCCTCATCGGGTCGCTGTCGACCTATGCCCGGATCAACGAGTTCGGGTTTATCGAGACACCCTACCGGAAGGTCGACAAGGAGCGCGGCACGGTCACCGACGACATCGCCTACCTGACCGCGGACGAAGAGGACGAAACCGTCATCGCGCAGGCCAACGCGCCTCTGCAGACCGACGGCCGGTTCACCGAGAACCGGGTCACCGTTCGCTACAAGGCCGAGATCCTGGTCGTCCCGCCTGAGCAAGTCGACTACATGGACGTCTCGCCGAAGCAGGTTGTGTCGATCGCCACCGCGCTGATCCCCTTCCTCGAGAATGACGACGCCAACCGGGCCCTGATGGGGTCGAACATGCAGCGCCAAGCGGTGCCCTTGCTGGTCGTCGAGGCGCCGCTCGTCGGCACGGGGATGGAGACCAAGGCGGCCGAGGACTCCGGCGTGGTCATCCTGGCCAAGCGGGCCGGGACGGTGGCCGAAGCCACGGCCGAACGGATCATCGTCGAGACCCATGCCGGCGACCAGGACGTCTACAAGCTGACCAAGTTCTCTCGTTCCAACCAGGGCACGTGCATCAACCAGAAGCCGACGGTGGTCAAGGGGCAGAAGGTCAAGGCCGGCGACGCGCTGGCCGACGGCCCCTGCACCGACCACAGCGAGTTGGCCTTGGGCCGCAACGTGTTGTGCTGCTTCATGCCCTGGGAGGGCTACAATTACGAAGACGCCATCCTGATCAGCGAGCGCTTGGTCAAGGAGGACGTCTTCACCTCGATCCACATCGAGGAGTACGAGCACGAAGCCCGCGACACCAAACTCGGTCCGGAAGAGATCACCCGAGACATCCCCAACGTCGGCGAGGACGTCCTCAAGGACCTCGACGAGCGCGGGATCATCCGCATCGGGGCCGAGGTTCGAACCGGCGACATCTTGGTCGGCAAGGTCACCCCGAAGGGCGAGACCGAACTGACCGCGGAGGAACGGCTCCTCAGGGCGATCTTCGGCGAGAAGGCCCGCGAGGTCCGCGATACTTCGCTGCGCGTCCCCCACGGGGAAAGCGGCATCGTCGTCGACGTCAAGGTTTTCTCCCGAGAGAACGGCGACGAGCTGTCCCCGGGGGTCAACCAGTTGGTCCGGGTGTACATCGCCCAGAAGCGGAAGGTCTCCGAAGGCGACAAGATGGCCGGCCGGCACGGGAACAAGGGCGTCATCGCCCGCATCCTGCCGGAGGAGGACATGCCTTTCCTGCCTGACGGCACGCCCATCGAGATCGTCCTCAACCCCCTGGGCGTCCCTTCCAGAATGAACATCGGACAGGTCCTCGAGACCCACCTTGGGTGGGCGGCCAAGACCCTCGGCCTGTTTGTCTCGACTCCGGTCTTCGACGGGGCCACCGAGGGTGACGTCGTCGACATGCTCAGGAAGGCCGGCCTGCCGGATGATGGCAAGAGTTCCCTCTACGACGGCCGGACCGGCGAGCCCTTCGACAACCGGATCACCGTGGGCTACGTCTACATGCTTAAGCTTGCTCACTTGGTCGACGACAAGATCCACGCCCGGAGCACCGGCCCTTACTCCCTGGTCACCCAGCAGCCGCTGGGCGGCAAGGCGCAGTTCGGCGGGCAGCGCTTCGGCGAGATGGAGGTCTGGGCTCTGGAGGCTTACGGCGCTGCCTACACCCTCCAGGAGCTTCTCACGGTCAAGTCGGACGACGTCGTCGGCCGGGTCAAGACCTATGAAGCCATCGTCAAGGGGGAGAATGTCCCCGAGCCCGGAGTCCCCGAATCCTTCAAGGTCCTCATCAAGGAGCTTCAGAGCATCGGCCTGGACGTCAAGGTCCTCTCGGAGAACGATGAGGAGATCGAGATCAAGGAAACCGACGACGACATCGCCGAGACGGCCCGCGATCTCGAATTGAACATCGACGGCGAGATGGAACCGTCGCGTGTGGCCACCCGGGCTCCGTTCCCGGGCCATCGACCGGCCGCCGATGAGGGGATAGCCGACGCCGGCGAGGTCGACGAGGAGCCGGCCGACGAAGAGGCATCCGGTTTCGAACCGCCGACCCAGGTTAGGGTGGCCGGGACCGAGGATGACGAAGCGGTCATCACCGACGACGAGGAGACGGCGCACGACAAAGCCCCGTCCGGGGATGAGGGGGCGGCCACCGAGCCAGAGGCCGACGAGGAGGCCGTCGACGAGCTTCCCCTCGTACCAGTACAGCGGTCGGTCCGCACCGAATTCGCCGCCGCTTTGGTCCCGTCGCGAAAGCATAACGAAGAGCCGGCAGCGGCCCTCGAACCGCCCGCTCCGCCGGTGACCGACCCCGTCCGCGAGGCCGGTCCAGCCAGCAAGGCCAAGGCGGCGGAGAAGCCCTCCCCGCCGAAGCCCTCCGATAAAGTCAAGGAGACCCCGTCCAAGGCTCCGGCCAAGGGCGATCAGACGAAAGCTACGCCCAAGCCGGCGGCGACCGGGAAGGTCCCCGCCAAGGCGGTCAAGAGCGCCTCGAAAGCCAAGGAGCTCAAGGCCAAGACCTCGGTGAAGCTCAAGACCAAGCCGGCGACGGCAAAGACGGTCAAGCTGACATCGACCAAGGCGAAAGCCTCCAAGACCGGGACCGCCGCCAAGGCGTCGGCCAAGCCGGCCGCCCGCGGCGCGAAACCGGCTCCCAAGGCGGCCGTGATGGCCGGTAAGTCGGCGGGACGGTCGACCCCCAAGGCGACCGCGCCGGCCAAGAAGGCCGTCGCGCCGGCGAAGGCCCCGGCCAAGGCCCCGGCCAAGGCCCCGGCCAAAGCCCCGGCCAAAGCCCCGGCCAAGGCCCCGGCCAAGGCCCCGGCCAAGGCCCCATCTAAGGCCCCGGCGAAGGGCAAGTCCCCGACTTCCCGGGCCAAGCGCTAGACCGACGGGTCACGGGTTGACCCTAAGCAGGGCTGTTCCACAAGCCGAAAGGGGATAAGGCCTTGTTGGATGTCAGGAATTTCGATTCGATGCGGATCGGGCTGGCCTCTCCGGACCAAATCCGCGCCTGGTCGCGCGGTGAAGTCAAGAAGCCCGAGACGATCAACTATAGGACCCTCAAGCCCGAACGGGACGGCCTCTTCTGCGAGCGGATCTTCGGGCCGACTCGCGATTGGGAGTGCCATTGCGGCAAGTACAAGCGGGTCCGCTACAAGGGCATCATCTGTGACCGCTGCGGGGTCGAAGTCACTCGGGCCAAGGTCCGCCGGGAGCGGATGGGCCACATCGAACTGGCCGCGCCAGTCTCTCACATCTGGTACTTCAAGGGCATCCCCAGCCGGATGGGACTCCTTCTGGACATGTCCCCCCGGGCTCTGGAGAAGGTCCTCTACTTCGTGGCCTACATCGTCACCGACCCCGGCAACACGCCCCTCGTCCAGAAGCAGATCCTGACCGAAAGCGAGTACCGCGACTATCGCGAGAAGTACGGAAACGCTTTCAAGGCCGGGATGGGCGCCGAGGCGATCAAACGGCTGCTCGAAGAGATGGACATGGAGCAGCTGTCGAAGGAGCTTCGGGCCGAGCTCAAGCAGGTCTCCGGGCAGCGCAAGATCCGGGCCATCCGCCGACTGGAAGTCGTCGAGGCCTTCCTGAAGTCCGGCAACCGGGCGGATTGGATGATCCTCGACGTCGTCCCGGTCATTCCGCCGGAGCTTCGGCCCATGGTACAGCTGGACGGCGGTCGCTTCGCCACCTCCGATCTGAACGACCTTTACCGACGGGTGATCAACCGGAACAACCGCCTGAAGAGGCTCTTGGACCTGGGCGCCCCGGACATCATCGTCCGCAACGAGAAGCGGATGCTCCAGGAGGCTGTCGACGCCCTGATCGATAACGGGCGTCGCGGGCGCCCGGTCACCGGCCCCGGCAACCGCCCACTCAAGTCCCTGTCCGACATGCTCCGCGGGAAGCAGGGGCGTTTCCGCCAGAACCTCCTCGGCAAGCGGGTCGACTACTCTGGCCGTTCCGTCATCGTCGTCGGCCCCGAGCTGAAGATGCATCAGTGCGGCCTGCCCAAAGAGATGGCCCTCGAGCTCTTCAAGCCCTTCGTCATGAAGAAGCTGGTCAACGACGGCCACGCCCACAACATCAAGAGCGCCAAACGGATGGTCGAACGGGTCAAGGACCAGGTCTGGGACGTCCTCGAGGAGGTCATCAAGGAGCACCCCGTCCTCCTCAACCGGGCCCCGACCCTGCACCGTCTGGGCATCCAGGCCTTCGAGCCGATGCTCGTCGAAGGCCGGGCCATCCAGATCCATCCGCTGGTCTGCACGGCTTACAACGCCGACTTCGACGGCGACCAGATGGCCGTCCACGTCCCCCTCTCGGCGGAGGCTCAGGCCGAGGCAAGGATCCTGATGATGTCCTCGGGCAACATCCTCAACCCCAAGGACGGGTCCCCGGTCGTCACCCCGACCCAGGACATGGTCCTCGGGACCTACTACCTGACCCTCGAGAAGCCCGGAGCCAAGGGCGAGGGCAAGATCTTCTCCTCCCTCGACGAGGCCACCCTGGCCTACGATTTCGGTGAGGTCGACCTGCACGCCAAGATCAAGGTCAAGTACGAGGGCGAGCGGTTGGAGACGACCGTCGGCCGGCTGATCATCAATCAGCGGTTGCCGGTGCCACTTCGTTACATCAACCGGGTCGTCGATCGCCAGATGCTGGGGAAGATCGTCGCCAGGTGCTATCGCGTCCTCGGCAACGCCGAAACGGCCAAGATGCTTGACGGGATCAAGGAGCTCGGGTTCAAGTATGCCACCCGGGCCGGGATGACCATCTCGATCTCGGACATCGAGGTCCCCAAGGAGAAGGAACAGATCCTGGCCGATGCCGAGTCCCGGGTGGAAGAGATCGAGAACCAGTACAAGCAGGGTCTGATCACTTACACCGAGCGGTATCAGAAGGTCATCAGCGTCTGGGAAGAAGCCAAGAACCGGGTGACCGAGGCCCTGGTCAAGGGGCTCGACCGATTCAACCCGGTCTACATGATGTCGATCTCCGGGGCCCGCGGAAACATCGGTCAGATCTCTCAGCTGGCCGGGATGCGCGGGTTGATGGCCGACCCGTCGGGCCGGATCATCGAGTTGCCCATCCGGGCCAACTTCCGCGAAGGCCTGACCGTGCTGGAGTACTTCACTTCCACCCACGGCGCCCGGAAAGGTCTGGCCGACACGGCCCTCCGAACCGCCGATTCGGGCTACCTGACCCGCCGCCTGGTCGATGTCTCCCAGGACGTTATCATCCGTGAAGACGACTGCGGGACGACGGTGGGCGTGCCGGTCAAGGAGATCCGCGACGGCAACGAAGTCATCGAGTCACTGCATGACCGGATCCTCGGTCGGATGGCCGTCGTCCGGATCGTCGATCCCAACACCGGCGACTTGATCGTCGAGGCCAACGAGGAGATCAACGAGGAGGACGCCGACCGGATCATCGAGGTCGGGATCGAAGAGGTCATGATCCGCTCCGTCCTGACCTGTAAGTCGCGCTTCGGGGTCTGCCGGAAGTGCTACGGCCGCAACCTGGCCACCGGTATGTTGGTCGACGTCGGCGAGTCGGTCGGGACCATCTCGGCCCAGTCCATCGGCGAGCCCGGCACCCAGCTGACGATGCGAACGTTCCACACCGGCGGCGTCGCCGGCGACGACATCACCCAGGGTCTCCCCCGCGTCGAGGAGCTCTTCGAGGCCCGCAAGCCCAAGGGTCAAGCCATCATCTCCGAACTCGACGGGGTCCTCAAGCTCGGCGAGAACAAGGGTCGCCGGGAGGCCATTGTCACCACCGACGAGGGCGAGTCCATGGCCTACGCGGTCCCCTTCGGGGCCCGTCTGGCGGTCAAGGACGGGTCCAGGGTTCAGGCCGGCGACGAGCTGACCGAGGGCTCGATCAACCCGCACGATCTCCTCAAGGTGAAGGGACTCCGCGGTGTCCAGCTGTATCTGCTCCATGAGGTCCAGAGAGTCTACCGCCTACAGGGCGTGGACATCAACGATAAGCACATCGAGATCATCATTCGACAGATGCTACGCAAGGTCAAGGTGGACGACCCCGGCGCCACCGAGCTCCTTCCGGGAGGCCTGATTGACGTCTTCGACTTCGAGGACGAGAACGAACGGGCCATCCAGAACGGCGGCGAGCCGGCGGTCGCCAAGCCGATCCTCCTCGGCATCACCAAAGCCTCCCTGGCCACGGACTCCTTCCTCTCGGCGGCCTCCTTCCAGGAGACCACCAGGGTGCTGACGGAGGCGGCCTGCAAGGGCAAGAACGATCCGCTCCTCGGCCTGAAGGAGAACGTCATCATCGGCAAGTTGATCCCGGCCGGCACGGGCATGTCCCGCTACCGCAGCATCAGGGTCCTGACCCTCGACGAGGAAGGCAACCCGCTGCCCGAGACCGAATCGATGGTCGGGGGGGAGCCGGACGCTGCGGCCTTGCCGCCCGGCATGGCCTTGGCCCTCAACCCCGACGTAGATGTGCCGGTCCAGGCCGGCCGGCCCGGCGACGAAGCGGCCCCGGCGGCCGTCGCCGCCGACCACGGGCCGACTCCGGAGACCGGAGCCGCCAACGGAGGCGACGTCGGTGCCGGCAAAGATGAAGGGTAGACCAACGGTTTAAGGCCACCCGTCCATCGCAGAATAAAGCCCGGCGGGGCCGAATGACGGCCCCCGCCGGGGTGAATTCAAATTGACAGCCCTTTTTTGCGGTGTTACAATATGAAAGTGTCTGTCGCTCCTTGAAGCAAAAACGGCGCGTGGCCAGGGGAGGGCCGAGAGAATGCCCCTTGAACAGCTACGCCAGGCTCGGACCAGGACCATTGGAACCAAGCAGACCCTGAAGGCCATTCAAAAAGGCCAGGCTAAGGTAGTTTTTGTGGCCGGGGACGCGGATGAGAAGGTCATTCGCGAAGTCGTCCGTGGATGCGAAGAAAAGGCGATCCCGGTCGTCCGGGCCGAATCCATGGCCGCCCTCGGCAAAGCGTGTGGGATCGAGGTCGGCGCGGCTTCGGCGGCGATTGTTGGAGAGTAAGACACACCAGGATGCGTGTTCTAAGGAAGAGCCATTGAGCACCTATCGAGGGGGGGTGGACGAGGATGCCAACCATCAGCCAACTCGTTCGCAAGGGAAGAATGCCGGTCCATTATAAGTCCAAGGCCCCGGCGCTCAAGAGTAGCCCACAGCGCCGCGGCGTCTGCACGCAGGTCCGGACGACTGCTCCGAAGAAGCCGAATTCGGCTCTCCGGAAGATCGCCCGCGTCCGCCTGACGAACGGCATCGAAGTGACGGCCTATATCCCGGGCGT containing:
- the secE gene encoding preprotein translocase subunit SecE; this encodes MANLRGWLPAIGRFFREVRAEMKKVIWPTSRETALYTVVVVFSVAVVSILMWVADSVFSKALTFLLKA
- the nusG gene encoding transcription termination/antitermination protein NusG, which produces MGDKSWFVVHTYSGYENKVKTNLEKRVESMVMQDKIFRVLVPMEEEVEIKEGKKKITKKKVFPGYVLVEMIMDDDSWYVVRNTPGVTGFVGSGAKPIPLQEPEVRVILRQMGIDEPRPKITFERGQSIKVAAGPFEGFVGQIDDINYEKGKLKVFVSLFGRETPIELDFGQVEKL
- the rplK gene encoding 50S ribosomal protein L11, giving the protein MAKKVAAVVKLQIPAGKATPAPPVGSALGPHGINIGAFTKEFNEKTAPQAGLIIPVEITIFEDRSFTFITKTPPAAILLKKAAGLETASGEPNKKKVGKVSRSEVKKIAELKMQDLNAASLEAAMRMVEGTARSMGIEITE
- the rplA gene encoding 50S ribosomal protein L1, with product MSIHGKRYEDSLKLVDRAKLYDPAEAMKLVKETAKAKFDETVEVAIKLGVDPKQADQTVRGAVTLPNGTGKAVRVLVFAKGDKAKEALEAGADFVGAEDMVQKIEQGWLDFDVAVATPDVMGMVGKLGRVLGPRGLMPNPKTGTVSSDVKNAVREIKAGKIEYRLDKTAIIHAPIGKASFTPEALQENFSALMEAVVKAKPAASKGQYVRSVAVSSAMGPGIRINPMQAAGITQ
- the rplJ gene encoding 50S ribosomal protein L10 is translated as MKTKEEKARIAAGVAELLKRSQTTVLADYRGLNVAQDTKLRQKLRKAGVDYRVIKNTITERAAKEAGIEGLEPYLAGPVSIAFGYDDPTQVAKILTDFARANKELEIKAGIFEGKVISAERVHALAILPPREVLLAQVAGQFRAPLAGLASVLAGPLRQFAYAVEALRQKKEAESPAA
- the rplL gene encoding 50S ribosomal protein L7/L12, which produces MAEGKVKEIIEAVKGLSVIELSELVKAFEEEFGVSAAAPMAVAAAPAAGGATPAAQAAEQTEFDVVLKGAGGQKIQVIKVVRELTGLGLKEAKDLVDGAPKPVKEKVSKEDAQAMKKKLEEVGAEVEIK
- the rpoC gene encoding DNA-directed RNA polymerase subunit beta' gives rise to the protein MLDVRNFDSMRIGLASPDQIRAWSRGEVKKPETINYRTLKPERDGLFCERIFGPTRDWECHCGKYKRVRYKGIICDRCGVEVTRAKVRRERMGHIELAAPVSHIWYFKGIPSRMGLLLDMSPRALEKVLYFVAYIVTDPGNTPLVQKQILTESEYRDYREKYGNAFKAGMGAEAIKRLLEEMDMEQLSKELRAELKQVSGQRKIRAIRRLEVVEAFLKSGNRADWMILDVVPVIPPELRPMVQLDGGRFATSDLNDLYRRVINRNNRLKRLLDLGAPDIIVRNEKRMLQEAVDALIDNGRRGRPVTGPGNRPLKSLSDMLRGKQGRFRQNLLGKRVDYSGRSVIVVGPELKMHQCGLPKEMALELFKPFVMKKLVNDGHAHNIKSAKRMVERVKDQVWDVLEEVIKEHPVLLNRAPTLHRLGIQAFEPMLVEGRAIQIHPLVCTAYNADFDGDQMAVHVPLSAEAQAEARILMMSSGNILNPKDGSPVVTPTQDMVLGTYYLTLEKPGAKGEGKIFSSLDEATLAYDFGEVDLHAKIKVKYEGERLETTVGRLIINQRLPVPLRYINRVVDRQMLGKIVARCYRVLGNAETAKMLDGIKELGFKYATRAGMTISISDIEVPKEKEQILADAESRVEEIENQYKQGLITYTERYQKVISVWEEAKNRVTEALVKGLDRFNPVYMMSISGARGNIGQISQLAGMRGLMADPSGRIIELPIRANFREGLTVLEYFTSTHGARKGLADTALRTADSGYLTRRLVDVSQDVIIREDDCGTTVGVPVKEIRDGNEVIESLHDRILGRMAVVRIVDPNTGDLIVEANEEINEEDADRIIEVGIEEVMIRSVLTCKSRFGVCRKCYGRNLATGMLVDVGESVGTISAQSIGEPGTQLTMRTFHTGGVAGDDITQGLPRVEELFEARKPKGQAIISELDGVLKLGENKGRREAIVTTDEGESMAYAVPFGARLAVKDGSRVQAGDELTEGSINPHDLLKVKGLRGVQLYLLHEVQRVYRLQGVDINDKHIEIIIRQMLRKVKVDDPGATELLPGGLIDVFDFEDENERAIQNGGEPAVAKPILLGITKASLATDSFLSAASFQETTRVLTEAACKGKNDPLLGLKENVIIGKLIPAGTGMSRYRSIRVLTLDEEGNPLPETESMVGGEPDAAALPPGMALALNPDVDVPVQAGRPGDEAAPAAVAADHGPTPETGAANGGDVGAGKDEG
- a CDS encoding ribosomal L7Ae/L30e/S12e/Gadd45 family protein — encoded protein: MPLEQLRQARTRTIGTKQTLKAIQKGQAKVVFVAGDADEKVIREVVRGCEEKAIPVVRAESMAALGKACGIEVGAASAAIVGE
- the rpsL gene encoding 30S ribosomal protein S12 — protein: MPTISQLVRKGRMPVHYKSKAPALKSSPQRRGVCTQVRTTAPKKPNSALRKIARVRLTNGIEVTAYIPGVGHNLQEHSVVMVRGGRVKDLPGVRYHIIRGTLDSAGVQNRMQGRSKYGAKRPKK